From the Accumulibacter sp. genome, one window contains:
- a CDS encoding integration host factor subunit alpha: protein MGMTLTKAELADLLFDKVGLNKREAKDMVEAFFEEIRNALERGDGVKLSGFGNFQLRDKPQRPGRNPKTGEEIPITARRVVTFHASQKLKSEVEHTYDGSES, encoded by the coding sequence ATGGGAATGACGCTGACCAAGGCGGAACTGGCCGACTTGTTGTTCGACAAGGTCGGTCTCAACAAGCGCGAGGCCAAGGACATGGTCGAGGCGTTCTTTGAGGAAATCCGGAACGCACTCGAACGGGGTGACGGTGTCAAGTTGTCCGGGTTTGGCAATTTCCAGCTGCGGGACAAGCCGCAGCGCCCAGGTCGAAATCCAAAAACTGGCGAAGAAATCCCCATCACCGCGCGGCGGGTGGTGACCTTTCACGCCAGCCAGAAACTGAAGTCCGAGGTGGAGCACACCTACGATGGAAGCGAGTCATAG
- a CDS encoding pyridoxal-dependent decarboxylase, exosortase A system-associated, with the protein MHQFPVVDGELVIGGVSLSRLAARVGRTPFYAYDRRLLEARVRELRSSLPAGLKLHYAMKANPMPALVCHMARLVDGIDVASAGELRVALDAGADPAEISFAGPGKGPGELRQAVAAGILINIESPREIPELVAISSDTGCAARVAVRVNPDFELKSSGMKMGGGARQFGVDAEQVPELLAEIGRSGLGFEGFHLFAGSQNLRAEAIVEAQCKSYELALELARFAPAEIRFLNLGGGFGIPYFPGENRLDLATVAAGLSVIAERAARELPAARLVIELGRYLVGEAGIYVTRIIDRKLSRGQVFLVVDGGLHHHLAASGNFGQVIRKNYPVTIGNRIGAPTSIAASVVGPLCTPLDLLADRMPLADAQPGDLVVIFQSGAYGFSASPQSFLGHPSCVEIIV; encoded by the coding sequence ATGCACCAGTTCCCGGTCGTCGACGGCGAACTCGTCATCGGCGGCGTGTCCCTCAGCCGCCTCGCCGCGCGGGTCGGCCGAACGCCCTTCTACGCCTACGACCGGCGACTGCTGGAAGCCAGGGTGAGGGAGCTGCGCTCGTCGCTACCGGCCGGCTTGAAGCTGCACTATGCCATGAAGGCCAACCCGATGCCCGCTCTCGTCTGCCACATGGCGAGACTCGTCGACGGCATCGACGTCGCCTCGGCCGGGGAACTCAGGGTGGCCCTCGATGCCGGCGCCGATCCAGCGGAGATCAGTTTTGCCGGTCCGGGAAAGGGTCCCGGCGAACTGCGACAGGCAGTTGCCGCCGGCATCCTGATCAACATCGAGTCGCCGCGCGAGATTCCCGAACTGGTTGCGATCAGCAGCGATACCGGTTGCGCGGCGCGCGTCGCCGTCCGCGTCAATCCCGACTTCGAGCTGAAGAGTTCGGGCATGAAGATGGGGGGCGGAGCCAGGCAATTCGGGGTGGACGCCGAACAGGTGCCGGAACTCCTCGCCGAGATCGGCCGCAGCGGGCTGGGTTTCGAGGGTTTTCATCTCTTCGCCGGGTCGCAGAACCTGCGTGCCGAAGCGATCGTCGAAGCGCAGTGCAAAAGCTACGAACTGGCCCTCGAGCTCGCTCGCTTCGCGCCAGCGGAGATACGCTTCCTCAATCTGGGTGGCGGCTTTGGCATTCCCTATTTCCCGGGCGAGAATCGCCTCGATCTGGCGACGGTCGCCGCAGGGTTGTCGGTGATCGCAGAGCGCGCGGCGCGGGAGTTGCCAGCTGCCCGTCTGGTCATCGAACTTGGCCGCTATCTCGTCGGCGAGGCCGGCATTTATGTCACCCGGATCATCGATCGCAAGCTGTCACGCGGTCAGGTCTTCCTCGTCGTTGATGGCGGGCTGCATCACCATCTTGCGGCCTCGGGCAATTTTGGCCAAGTGATCCGCAAGAACTACCCGGTGACGATCGGCAACCGGATCGGCGCGCCGACCAGCATCGCGGCTTCGGTCGTTGGCCCGTTGTGTACGCCGCTCGACCTGCTCGCCGATCGCATGCCGCTGGCCGATGCCCAACCGGGCGATCTGGTGGTCATCTTCCAGTCCGGTGCGTACGGCTTCTCCGCCAGCCCACAGAGTTTCCTCGGTCATCCCTCCTGCGTCGAGATCATCGTCTGA
- a CDS encoding acyl-CoA ligase (AMP-forming), exosortase A system-associated translates to MNDASLLPDLIRRSASRQPESSALGCGGRSMSYGELQCAVDGFASGLLELGLQRGERVAIYLEKRLETVVASFGATAAGCVFVPLNPLLKAEQVAYIMRDCNVRALVSSSERLALLTPVLSSCHDLRHLIVVNSRAAASSGSPLVRIDWDELVQAPVQGGHRVIDTDMAAILYTSGSTGKPKGVVLSHRNMVAGAISVAGYLENNADDTLLAALPLSFDAGFSQLTTAFHVGARVVLLNYLLPQDVLKAMARERVSGLTAVPPLYIQLSQLEWPVVISEQLRYFANTGGRMPRETLAALRARLPNSKPYLMYGLTEAFRSTFLPPEEVDRRPDSIGKAIPNAEILVLREDGSPCVANEPGELVHRGALVGLGYWNDREKTSERYKALPAGVAGRDGGLVLPEIAVFSGDTVRMDEEGFLYFIGRRDEMIKTSGYRVSPTEVEEIVYATRLVGECVAFGVDHPTLGQAIQLIATPADGDHLDCERLLAECRQRMPAYMVPAGVSPRHGPLPRNPNGKLDRKSLAAGLLPAAGACAATTALTAGSA, encoded by the coding sequence ATGAACGATGCCAGTCTGCTCCCCGACCTGATCCGCCGCTCGGCAAGTCGCCAGCCTGAATCCTCGGCGCTGGGTTGTGGCGGTCGGTCGATGAGTTACGGCGAACTGCAGTGCGCGGTCGACGGCTTTGCCAGCGGTCTACTGGAGCTGGGCCTGCAACGCGGCGAAAGGGTCGCCATCTACCTCGAGAAGCGCCTGGAGACGGTCGTCGCCAGTTTCGGTGCCACCGCCGCGGGCTGCGTCTTCGTGCCGCTGAATCCACTGCTCAAGGCGGAGCAGGTCGCCTACATCATGCGCGACTGCAACGTGCGCGCGTTGGTCAGCTCCAGCGAACGCCTCGCCCTGCTGACGCCCGTACTGTCCTCATGTCACGACCTGCGCCATCTGATCGTCGTCAACAGCCGGGCCGCGGCCAGCAGTGGGAGCCCGCTCGTCCGAATCGACTGGGACGAACTGGTGCAGGCCCCTGTGCAAGGGGGGCACCGGGTCATCGACACCGACATGGCGGCGATCCTGTACACCTCGGGCAGCACGGGGAAACCGAAAGGCGTCGTCCTCTCGCACCGCAACATGGTCGCCGGTGCCATCAGCGTCGCCGGCTATCTCGAGAACAACGCCGACGACACCCTGCTGGCGGCCCTGCCGCTGTCCTTCGACGCCGGCTTCAGCCAGTTGACGACCGCCTTCCACGTCGGCGCCCGCGTCGTCCTGCTGAACTATCTGCTGCCGCAGGATGTCCTCAAGGCAATGGCGCGCGAGCGGGTCAGCGGACTCACGGCCGTGCCGCCACTGTACATCCAGTTGTCGCAGCTGGAGTGGCCAGTGGTCATCAGCGAGCAGTTGCGCTATTTCGCCAACACCGGCGGCCGCATGCCGCGCGAGACCCTGGCCGCCTTGCGGGCACGGTTGCCGAACAGCAAGCCCTACCTGATGTACGGTCTGACCGAGGCGTTCCGGTCGACCTTCCTGCCCCCGGAGGAGGTCGACCGGCGGCCCGATTCGATCGGCAAGGCGATCCCCAATGCGGAGATCCTGGTCCTGCGGGAGGACGGGTCACCCTGCGTCGCCAACGAGCCGGGGGAACTGGTCCATCGCGGTGCGCTCGTCGGGCTCGGATACTGGAACGACCGGGAGAAGACGAGCGAGCGCTACAAAGCCCTGCCAGCCGGCGTGGCCGGTCGCGATGGCGGCCTGGTGCTGCCGGAGATCGCCGTCTTCTCCGGCGATACGGTCCGGATGGACGAAGAGGGCTTCCTCTATTTCATCGGCCGGCGCGACGAAATGATCAAGACATCCGGCTACCGGGTCAGTCCGACCGAGGTCGAGGAAATCGTCTATGCAACTCGCCTGGTCGGTGAGTGTGTGGCCTTCGGCGTCGACCACCCGACGCTTGGCCAGGCGATTCAGCTGATCGCCACTCCTGCCGACGGCGACCACCTCGACTGCGAGCGGCTGCTCGCCGAATGTCGCCAGAGAATGCCCGCCTACATGGTGCCGGCGGGCGTGAGCCCGCGGCACGGACCCCTGCCGCGCAACCCCAACGGCAAGCTCGACCGCAAGAGTCTGGCAGCCGGGCTCCTTCCCGCTGCAGGGGCCTGCGCGGCGACGACCGCGCTCACCGCCGGGTCGGCATGA
- a CDS encoding MerR family transcriptional regulator gives MEASHRDPAAEPLPAIPAKRYFTIGEVSELCGVKPHVLRYWEQEFAQLRPVKRRGNRRYYQHHEVLLVRRIRELLYSQGFTISGARNRLEDAEVEAAAKASALTLEEVRVELLSIAEILRP, from the coding sequence ATGGAAGCGAGTCATAGAGATCCGGCTGCGGAGCCGTTGCCGGCCATTCCCGCCAAACGCTACTTCACGATCGGTGAGGTGAGCGAACTCTGCGGCGTAAAGCCGCATGTCCTGCGCTACTGGGAGCAGGAGTTCGCGCAGCTTCGACCGGTGAAGCGGCGTGGCAACCGTCGTTACTATCAACACCACGAAGTCCTGCTGGTGCGGCGTATACGCGAGTTGCTCTACAGCCAGGGCTTCACCATCAGCGGCGCCCGAAATCGCCTGGAAGATGCCGAGGTCGAGGCGGCGGCCAAGGCTTCGGCGTTGACGCTCGAGGAGGTGCGGGTCGAACTGCTGAGCATCGCCGAAATCCTGCGTCCCTGA
- a CDS encoding cation acetate symporter, with translation MISQSMRNTLLLAAGVLVAGGALAAGADLGNTTKQATNWVAIAMFAGFVAITLGITKWAAARTKSAADFYTAGGGITGFQNGLAIAGDYMSAASFLGISGLVFANGFDGLIFSIGWLVGWPVITFLMAERLRNLGKFTFADVAAYRFAQVPMRSFAATGSLVVVAFYMIAQMVGAGQLIKVLFGLEYTVAVIIVGVLMMCYVLFGGMTATTWVQIIKAIMLLTGATFMALAVLFQFGFNPEALFAKAVEVHAKHGAIMAPGALIKDPVSAISVGMALMFGTAGLPHILMRFFTVPSAKEARKSVGWATTWIGYFYILTFIIGFGAIVMLTQDPAAYYVPKMVDGVQAVGADGKPVWDGLRGGGNMAAIHLSNAVGGNVFLGFISAVAFATILAVVAGLTLSGASAVSHDLYATVFKHGNADSASELRVSKITTVCLGIIAVFLGIAFEKENVAYMVMLAFAIACSANFPVLFMSVLWKDCTTKGAVAGGVVGLVLSVGLTILSASVWEAVLKNPKGSAWFPYSSPALFSMTAAFAVIYLVSKMDNSAQAKLERSLYPAQKVRSETGLGAATASGH, from the coding sequence ATGATCAGCCAATCGATGCGCAACACCCTGCTTCTTGCCGCCGGAGTGCTGGTTGCCGGCGGCGCTCTCGCGGCCGGAGCCGATCTCGGCAACACCACCAAGCAGGCGACGAACTGGGTGGCGATTGCCATGTTCGCCGGCTTCGTGGCCATCACGCTTGGCATCACCAAATGGGCAGCGGCACGGACCAAGTCGGCAGCCGATTTCTACACCGCCGGCGGCGGCATTACCGGCTTTCAAAACGGCCTGGCGATTGCCGGTGACTACATGTCGGCTGCGTCGTTCCTGGGAATCTCCGGCCTGGTATTCGCCAACGGCTTCGACGGACTGATCTTCTCGATCGGCTGGCTCGTCGGCTGGCCGGTGATCACCTTCCTCATGGCCGAACGGTTGCGCAATCTCGGCAAGTTCACCTTTGCCGACGTCGCCGCCTACCGCTTTGCCCAGGTCCCGATGCGCAGCTTCGCCGCGACCGGTTCGCTGGTCGTCGTGGCCTTCTACATGATCGCCCAGATGGTTGGCGCCGGGCAGTTGATCAAGGTGCTGTTCGGTCTCGAGTACACGGTCGCGGTGATCATCGTCGGCGTGCTGATGATGTGCTACGTGCTCTTCGGCGGCATGACGGCGACCACCTGGGTGCAGATCATCAAGGCCATCATGCTGCTGACCGGTGCCACCTTCATGGCGCTGGCCGTTCTCTTCCAGTTCGGCTTCAATCCCGAGGCGTTGTTCGCCAAGGCGGTCGAGGTACATGCCAAACATGGGGCGATCATGGCTCCGGGTGCGCTGATCAAGGACCCGGTCTCGGCGATCTCGGTCGGCATGGCGCTGATGTTCGGTACCGCAGGCCTGCCGCACATCCTGATGCGCTTCTTCACCGTGCCCAGTGCCAAGGAAGCCCGCAAGTCCGTCGGCTGGGCGACGACCTGGATCGGCTATTTCTACATCCTGACCTTCATCATCGGCTTTGGCGCCATCGTCATGCTGACGCAGGATCCGGCGGCCTACTACGTGCCGAAGATGGTCGATGGCGTGCAGGCGGTCGGCGCCGACGGCAAGCCGGTCTGGGACGGCCTGCGTGGCGGCGGCAACATGGCCGCCATCCACCTGTCGAACGCGGTCGGTGGCAATGTCTTCCTCGGCTTCATCTCGGCAGTCGCCTTCGCGACGATCCTGGCGGTCGTTGCCGGCCTGACGCTGTCGGGCGCTTCGGCCGTCTCGCATGACCTGTATGCGACGGTGTTCAAGCATGGCAACGCCGATTCCGCGTCGGAACTGCGCGTCTCGAAGATCACTACTGTCTGCCTCGGCATCATCGCGGTCTTCCTCGGGATTGCCTTCGAGAAGGAGAACGTCGCCTACATGGTGATGCTCGCCTTCGCCATCGCCTGCTCGGCCAACTTCCCGGTACTCTTCATGTCGGTGTTGTGGAAGGATTGCACGACCAAGGGCGCGGTGGCTGGTGGTGTCGTTGGCCTCGTCCTCTCGGTGGGGCTGACGATCCTCTCGGCTTCCGTCTGGGAGGCCGTGCTGAAGAACCCGAAAGGGAGCGCCTGGTTCCCCTACTCGTCGCCGGCACTGTTCTCGATGACCGCAGCCTTCGCGGTGATCTATCTGGTGTCGAAGATGGACAACAGCGCCCAGGCCAAGCTCGAGCGTTCGTTGTATCCGGCACAGAAGGTCCGCTCGGAAACGGGCCTCGGAGCCGCGACGGCATCGGGTCACTGA
- a CDS encoding DUF485 domain-containing protein → MANDDIVARIEANPKYHELVSKRTSYSILMSILMIIAYYGYILLIAFNKEWLGTPLAPGMVMTIGIPLGVGVIVFTIAITNVYVRKANSDFDEMTAQVIKEANQK, encoded by the coding sequence ATGGCCAACGACGACATCGTTGCACGGATTGAAGCCAATCCCAAGTACCACGAGCTGGTTAGCAAGCGCACGAGCTACAGCATCCTCATGTCGATTCTGATGATCATCGCCTACTACGGCTACATCCTGCTCATTGCCTTCAACAAGGAATGGCTGGGAACGCCGCTGGCTCCGGGGATGGTGATGACGATCGGCATCCCTCTGGGTGTTGGCGTGATCGTGTTCACCATCGCCATCACCAACGTCTATGTGCGCAAGGCGAACTCGGATTTCGACGAGATGACCGCCCAAGTGATCAAGGAGGCCAACCAGAAATGA
- a CDS encoding DUF192 domain-containing protein, protein MWIRSMLCAGAFAVPLLTSPALAQMPRIEMSAGMYRIEAEVAANDATRMQGLMNRRSLPAGQGMLFVFRQPERHCMWMRNTYVPLSVAFLDRDGHILNIEDMQPESETNHCAAKAASFALEMNLGWFADKGIRPGTRIAGIEKSPAPR, encoded by the coding sequence ATGTGGATACGCAGCATGCTTTGCGCCGGCGCCTTCGCCGTGCCGCTCCTGACCTCGCCGGCACTGGCACAGATGCCGCGTATCGAAATGAGCGCAGGTATGTACCGGATCGAGGCCGAGGTTGCCGCCAACGATGCGACACGCATGCAAGGACTGATGAATCGTCGCAGCCTGCCCGCTGGTCAGGGCATGCTGTTCGTCTTTCGCCAGCCAGAGCGCCACTGCATGTGGATGCGCAACACCTACGTGCCCTTGTCGGTGGCCTTTCTCGACCGGGATGGCCACATCCTGAACATCGAGGACATGCAACCGGAGAGCGAGACCAACCATTGCGCCGCCAAGGCAGCAAGCTTCGCCCTCGAAATGAACCTCGGCTGGTTTGCTGACAAGGGGATCAGGCCGGGAACCCGTATCGCCGGCATCGAGAAGTCGCCGGCACCACGCTAG
- a CDS encoding DegT/DnrJ/EryC1/StrS family aminotransferase — MTARGEPGQLPRTPLLDWSSFAGSRRLTGVHSIDDIANNCLTTSGRAAIYLALLQLRLNPGSLVLIPSYHCPTMVAPVILAGLRVAYFGIGADGLPQLGTIDAATAARAKAMLVSHYFGLARSLREVREWCDARQIALIEDCAHCYFGNAGERPVGTWGDFATASLSKFFPVPEGGVLASAKRPIVSPHLTPQGLRAEVKAWADVLESAVIFGRLAGTRWLLAGLFAIKNQIHRNRAEQPLEESTAPPDMMVACDMGRINRTPASTAVALQKLLPRGRIIARRRANYAAYARHFRQIEGAFPLYPHLADDAVPYVFPLWVNDADRVYHSLRALALPVFRWDRIWPDTPTLADDVGPSWSQHVLQLLCHQDLGEADVARTALATLALLSSEGQPPAGGAGQK; from the coding sequence GTGACGGCCCGCGGCGAACCGGGACAGCTGCCCCGCACGCCCTTGCTCGACTGGTCGAGCTTTGCCGGCTCAAGGCGTCTGACTGGCGTACACAGCATCGACGATATCGCCAACAACTGCCTGACAACCAGCGGTCGGGCCGCGATCTACCTTGCCTTGCTGCAATTGCGCCTGAACCCGGGCAGTCTGGTCCTGATTCCCAGCTATCATTGCCCGACGATGGTGGCCCCGGTGATTCTGGCCGGACTGCGGGTAGCCTATTTCGGCATCGGCGCCGACGGCCTGCCGCAACTCGGAACGATCGATGCTGCAACCGCGGCGCGCGCGAAGGCCATGCTGGTATCGCACTATTTCGGCCTTGCGCGATCGCTGCGAGAGGTGCGTGAATGGTGTGATGCAAGGCAGATTGCGCTGATCGAGGACTGTGCCCACTGCTATTTCGGCAATGCCGGTGAGCGGCCGGTAGGCACCTGGGGCGACTTCGCGACGGCCAGTCTGTCGAAGTTCTTCCCGGTCCCCGAAGGTGGTGTATTGGCCTCGGCGAAGAGGCCGATCGTTTCTCCTCACCTCACGCCACAGGGACTGAGAGCGGAGGTCAAGGCCTGGGCCGACGTGCTGGAGTCGGCTGTGATTTTCGGCCGCCTGGCGGGTACCCGCTGGCTTCTGGCGGGGCTTTTCGCGATCAAGAATCAGATCCACCGCAACCGGGCTGAGCAGCCACTGGAGGAGTCGACGGCTCCGCCCGACATGATGGTCGCCTGTGACATGGGGCGGATCAACCGAACACCCGCCTCGACTGCGGTCGCGCTGCAGAAGCTGTTGCCACGTGGACGAATCATTGCCCGCCGCCGAGCCAACTATGCCGCCTACGCACGGCATTTCCGTCAGATCGAGGGAGCATTCCCCCTCTACCCTCACTTGGCCGACGACGCCGTTCCCTACGTCTTTCCGCTCTGGGTCAACGACGCCGACCGTGTGTATCACAGCCTGCGGGCATTGGCTCTGCCGGTTTTTCGTTGGGACCGGATCTGGCCCGACACACCCACCCTGGCGGACGACGTCGGGCCTTCCTGGAGCCAGCACGTGCTGCAACTGCTCTGCCACCAGGACCTGGGCGAAGCTGACGTGGCACGTACAGCGCTCGCGACGCTCGCTCTGCTGTCATCAGAGGGCCAACCTCCAGCCGGCGGTGCTGGCCAGAAATAG
- a CDS encoding chorismate--pyruvate lyase family protein produces MSAAGGPQWRDRITRTGDSAPFLPWLRDRGSLTERIQSRGRFAVRLLRQQRCRPTADEAQTLGLPPAVLAWVREVALSCDGRIVVFAHTVLPCQPRGPLTRWLARLGERSLGALLFAHAGFSRGPMKFRRLDRRHVLFVPAVQALEFPGVGPQTLWARRSQFGFGTQSVLVTEVFSPTLLQTTPQLAAPGGGVSARPASLT; encoded by the coding sequence ATGAGTGCGGCAGGCGGGCCGCAATGGCGAGACCGTATCACGCGCACAGGCGACAGCGCGCCGTTCCTGCCCTGGCTGCGTGACCGCGGTTCGCTGACGGAACGCATCCAGTCACGCGGGCGTTTCGCCGTGCGCCTCCTGCGCCAGCAGCGATGCCGACCGACCGCCGATGAGGCGCAGACGCTCGGACTGCCGCCCGCCGTGCTGGCCTGGGTCCGCGAGGTGGCACTGAGCTGCGACGGCCGCATCGTCGTCTTTGCGCATACCGTCCTGCCCTGCCAGCCGCGCGGTCCACTGACCCGCTGGCTGGCCCGGCTTGGCGAGCGTTCGCTCGGCGCGTTGCTGTTTGCCCATGCCGGCTTCAGTCGCGGCCCGATGAAATTCCGGCGGCTCGACCGCCGGCACGTGCTGTTCGTTCCGGCCGTGCAGGCACTCGAGTTTCCTGGGGTGGGCCCGCAAACGCTCTGGGCACGCCGTTCGCAGTTCGGTTTCGGCACACAGTCGGTGCTGGTGACCGAGGTCTTTTCGCCGACGTTGCTGCAGACAACACCGCAGCTGGCGGCGCCTGGCGGCGGCGTCAGCGCTCGCCCTGCCAGTCTGACCTGA
- a CDS encoding tRNA (cytidine(34)-2'-O)-methyltransferase: MFEVVLVHPEIPPNTGNVIRLCANAGARLHLVQPLGFELSEYRLRRAGMDYAELTAVCVHADWASCSARLAELSPGAQRFALTTRGRPHFATAGFRAGDVLVFGCETSGLPAGILAEFAADQRLRLPMVAHNRSINLSNAVAITVYEAWRQIGYRGAG, from the coding sequence GTGTTCGAGGTCGTCCTGGTTCACCCCGAGATCCCGCCGAATACCGGTAACGTCATCCGACTCTGCGCCAACGCCGGTGCACGGCTGCATCTGGTACAGCCACTTGGCTTCGAGCTCAGCGAGTACCGGTTGCGGCGCGCTGGCATGGACTATGCCGAACTCACCGCGGTCTGCGTGCATGCCGACTGGGCGAGTTGCAGCGCGCGGCTGGCAGAGCTTTCACCGGGCGCGCAGCGCTTTGCGCTGACCACCAGGGGTCGCCCGCATTTTGCCACCGCCGGTTTCCGCGCCGGCGACGTACTCGTTTTCGGCTGTGAGACGAGCGGCCTGCCGGCCGGCATCCTCGCCGAGTTCGCGGCAGATCAACGCCTGCGGCTGCCGATGGTTGCCCATAACCGCAGCATCAACCTGTCGAACGCGGTTGCCATCACCGTTTATGAGGCCTGGCGACAGATCGGCTACCGCGGTGCCGGTTGA
- a CDS encoding NAD(P)H-dependent glycerol-3-phosphate dehydrogenase, translating to MQITVLGAGAWGTALAIALADAHSIILWARDAEQVRRLQSERENTRYLPGHRFPPALTATADVGAATRHADLILVAAPLAGLRSTLQHLRDSESATPFLWVCKGLERDTGLLPHQVVQEVLGERLCGTLTGPSFAEELARGLPTVVTIASTDADFALFCAAHLRRPRLRIYAGDDVIGAEVGGAVKNVMAIATGVCDGLGLGMNARAALLTRGLHEITRFGRALGGRPETFMGLSGMGDLILTCTGDLSRNRRVGLMLAAGKPLDQITEQLGQVAEGVPAAREVQRRAATLGVRMPITDWVCTLLDGSISPIEGVAALMQRDIVFEDA from the coding sequence ATGCAGATCACCGTTCTCGGAGCAGGTGCCTGGGGTACCGCTCTCGCCATAGCTCTTGCCGATGCGCATTCGATCATCCTGTGGGCGCGCGATGCCGAGCAGGTTCGTCGCCTGCAGAGCGAGCGCGAGAACACGCGCTATCTGCCGGGTCATCGCTTCCCGCCAGCACTGACTGCCACGGCCGACGTCGGCGCAGCGACGCGCCATGCCGACCTGATCCTGGTCGCAGCGCCTCTTGCCGGTTTGCGCAGCACGCTGCAGCACCTGCGGGACAGCGAGAGCGCAACGCCCTTCCTGTGGGTCTGCAAGGGTCTCGAACGGGACACCGGACTGCTGCCGCATCAGGTCGTCCAGGAAGTCCTGGGCGAGCGTCTGTGCGGCACACTGACCGGGCCGAGCTTTGCCGAGGAACTGGCCCGCGGGCTCCCGACCGTGGTCACCATTGCCTCGACCGACGCCGACTTCGCGCTCTTCTGCGCCGCTCATCTACGCCGGCCGCGCCTGCGCATCTATGCCGGCGACGACGTCATCGGCGCGGAGGTCGGCGGAGCAGTGAAGAACGTGATGGCGATCGCCACCGGCGTCTGCGATGGCCTCGGGCTGGGAATGAACGCGCGCGCCGCGCTCCTCACCCGTGGTCTGCACGAGATCACCCGCTTCGGCAGGGCTCTGGGCGGCCGGCCCGAAACGTTCATGGGCCTTTCGGGAATGGGCGACCTGATCCTGACCTGCACCGGCGACCTCTCGCGCAATCGACGCGTCGGGCTGATGCTCGCCGCGGGCAAGCCACTCGATCAGATCACCGAGCAACTCGGGCAAGTCGCCGAAGGCGTTCCCGCAGCACGCGAAGTGCAGCGCCGCGCGGCAACGCTCGGAGTCCGCATGCCGATCACCGACTGGGTGTGCACCCTGCTCGACGGCAGCATCAGCCCAATCGAAGGGGTCGCGGCGCTGATGCAGCGCGACATCGTCTTCGAGGACGCCTAG
- a CDS encoding GNAT family N-acetyltransferase, which yields MFVLVRTSAAGWQTYQPSQLPLGAWVADDTLPLLDLARSLIRGPLGSCLLLSVTQIDPLHAARSPDSADSQSSDYIRTAWTELQGSFAEYWNQRGKNLRQNMRKQRNRLAAEGISGRLRVLDQPRDMAAAIERYGALESAGWKADRGTAIHPDNAQGKFYRRLLEYAARRGEAVVFEYLFDDRVVASNLCLRRDEVLVILKTTYDESIQSYSPAFLLSQDAIELLYHEGRVRRIEYYGRMMEWHSRWTETSRVLYHLTLYRWPLLLQLAAWRRRRRQAVESRSGH from the coding sequence ATGTTCGTGCTTGTGCGAACCTCCGCCGCCGGATGGCAGACGTACCAGCCATCACAGCTGCCCCTCGGCGCCTGGGTGGCCGATGACACACTGCCGCTGCTTGACCTCGCACGCAGCCTGATTCGCGGGCCGCTCGGCTCCTGCCTCTTGCTGTCGGTCACGCAGATCGATCCACTGCATGCCGCGCGTTCGCCCGACAGCGCCGACAGCCAGAGCAGCGACTACATCCGCACCGCCTGGACCGAGCTCCAGGGCAGTTTTGCCGAATACTGGAACCAACGCGGCAAGAACCTCCGCCAGAACATGCGCAAGCAGAGGAACCGGCTGGCTGCAGAGGGGATCAGCGGAAGACTTCGCGTCCTCGACCAGCCGCGGGACATGGCGGCGGCAATCGAACGTTATGGCGCACTCGAGAGCGCCGGCTGGAAGGCGGACCGGGGTACCGCCATTCATCCCGACAACGCACAAGGGAAGTTCTATCGCCGCCTGCTGGAGTACGCGGCGAGGCGAGGCGAGGCCGTCGTCTTCGAGTACCTGTTCGACGACCGGGTCGTCGCCTCCAACCTGTGCCTGCGACGCGATGAGGTCCTCGTCATTCTGAAGACGACCTACGACGAGTCGATCCAGTCGTACTCGCCAGCGTTCCTGCTCAGCCAGGACGCGATCGAGCTCCTTTACCACGAGGGCCGGGTGCGGCGCATCGAGTACTATGGCCGGATGATGGAATGGCACAGCCGCTGGACCGAAACCTCACGTGTCCTCTATCACCTGACCCTGTATCGCTGGCCGCTGCTGCTGCAGCTTGCCGCATGGCGCCGGCGGCGAAGACAGGCAGTGGAGTCCCGGTCCGGCCACTGA